A section of the Clostridium omnivorum genome encodes:
- a CDS encoding MFS transporter has protein sequence MCKDAKILLVISALFTFAMGLSNVFVNIYFWRETGNFIVIVLYNLTHYITTPIAFVFGGILAKRKNSMWSLRIGLMLYAIFYVLVLILGSKGSLYIYMLGLLYGLASGFYWLAYNTLSFDYTCINNRDTFNGYNGCCGGITAAIAPITAAYIISRFTSLRGYTIVFTITLVVFVLLMITSYMIKCKNYGSKVDIKMVFSKINDQWSIILKATVLWGFRDVIIVFVINILIIQTTGSELSLGKLTLLSSLISSGSFVLVQRVIKPQKRKLSTYLGTVGIFIAVWGIAYKMAFSTLVIYIIMDALFLPFFTIQLSSSTFNVIDKTNEENMRIEYMISKDLALNGGRIVSSLILLLLLSIFKSLSVIKIYLLFIAAVPLFSAYYLRKVLE, from the coding sequence ATGTGTAAGGATGCAAAGATACTTTTAGTTATAAGTGCCCTATTTACATTCGCAATGGGGCTTTCTAATGTATTTGTAAATATCTATTTTTGGAGGGAAACTGGTAATTTTATAGTTATAGTTTTATATAACTTGACCCATTATATAACTACGCCTATTGCTTTTGTTTTTGGTGGAATTTTAGCTAAAAGAAAAAATAGCATGTGGTCATTAAGAATTGGATTAATGCTATATGCCATATTTTATGTCTTAGTCTTAATTTTGGGAAGTAAAGGTAGCCTTTATATATACATGTTGGGCTTATTATATGGTTTAGCTTCCGGCTTTTATTGGCTGGCTTATAACACTCTGAGTTTTGACTATACTTGTATAAACAATAGAGATACCTTTAATGGCTATAATGGCTGCTGTGGCGGAATAACTGCGGCAATTGCACCTATAACCGCTGCTTATATAATTAGCAGATTTACAAGCTTGAGAGGATATACCATAGTGTTTACAATAACTCTTGTTGTCTTTGTACTACTAATGATAACAAGTTATATGATAAAGTGTAAGAATTATGGCAGCAAGGTTGATATTAAAATGGTTTTTTCAAAAATAAATGATCAGTGGAGTATAATATTAAAAGCCACTGTCTTATGGGGGTTTAGAGATGTAATAATAGTCTTTGTTATTAATATTTTAATTATACAAACTACTGGAAGTGAACTGTCTCTTGGTAAGTTAACTTTGTTATCATCTCTCATATCCTCAGGTTCTTTTGTGTTAGTACAAAGGGTAATAAAACCGCAAAAGAGAAAACTATCAACATATCTTGGAACTGTAGGAATTTTTATTGCTGTATGGGGTATAGCCTATAAGATGGCCTTTAGTACACTAGTTATTTATATAATAATGGATGCTTTATTTTTACCATTTTTTACTATACAATTGTCTTCTTCAACCTTTAATGTGATAGATAAGACTAATGAAGAAAATATGAGAATTGAATATATGATTAGTAAGGATTTGGCACTTAATGGCGGTAGAATAGTAAGCTCATTAATTTTACTGCTGCTGCTGTCAATTTTTAAAAGTCTATCAGTTATAAAAATATATCTACTTTTTATTGCTGCAGTTCCTTTATTTTCAGCATATTACTTAAGAAAGGTATTGGAATAG
- a CDS encoding methyl-accepting chemotaxis protein: MNNFNSFTNRVNRAVIMINWVISFILALGFIAEFMKGKRTLNFLMIVMCIIILAIVVSQLLYMKKKDSKNIKHILFISSMAVYVITMFTSTFAIVFVFAFPLTLVYCLYSDKKLTYIHTAIIFAINLLHVLLRVKAGQVSATDTTNYTMQLGTMIMYSYSIIKVVQVSKGIKDDSDSAMDSVVLSQEHQNEILRDVAKSVEVLNKNTIGVTDIVNNLEQSSRSVSLAVEEIAEGAESTSSDIKLQTSLVEEINNKISEASITSKEMEYSSETIYNTVASGMVISKELFDISEEVNKTNKETFRLSNVLKEKTNEVISINDMMASISEQTNLLALNAAIEAARVGEAGRGFNVVAEEIRKLAEQSQQFSNNINNIVNQLYRETNNMVNYITIINEKNEIQNNKVKETNALLENINNVSEEIKIKSQYVSESINEVLIVNEKIVNSISNVSAVSNETMLSSKEAAATTNEHINMAERAKELVKELTEIAASLSKHIN, from the coding sequence ATGAATAATTTTAATTCTTTTACTAACAGAGTAAATAGGGCCGTTATTATGATCAACTGGGTTATTAGTTTTATTCTGGCATTAGGCTTTATTGCCGAATTCATGAAGGGCAAAAGAACACTGAACTTTCTAATGATAGTAATGTGCATTATAATCCTAGCTATTGTAGTTTCTCAATTATTGTATATGAAGAAAAAAGATAGTAAAAATATTAAACATATTTTGTTTATTAGCTCCATGGCTGTATATGTAATTACAATGTTTACAAGTACTTTTGCAATAGTATTTGTTTTTGCATTTCCTCTAACATTAGTTTATTGCCTATATTCAGATAAGAAGTTGACATATATACATACTGCTATAATATTTGCAATTAATCTTTTGCATGTTCTTTTAAGGGTTAAAGCTGGACAAGTTTCTGCAACTGATACTACCAACTATACAATGCAATTAGGTACAATGATTATGTATAGTTATTCAATAATTAAAGTAGTTCAAGTATCTAAAGGGATTAAAGATGATTCTGATAGCGCAATGGATAGTGTAGTATTAAGCCAGGAGCATCAAAATGAGATACTTAGAGATGTTGCTAAATCTGTAGAAGTATTAAATAAAAATACAATTGGGGTAACTGATATTGTAAATAATCTGGAACAATCTTCTCGTTCTGTTTCTTTAGCAGTTGAGGAAATAGCTGAAGGAGCTGAAAGTACCTCCAGTGATATTAAACTTCAAACCAGCTTGGTTGAGGAGATTAATAATAAAATTTCAGAGGCTTCAATTACATCAAAAGAGATGGAGTACAGCTCTGAAACAATTTATAATACTGTAGCTTCTGGAATGGTAATTTCTAAGGAGTTATTTGATATATCTGAGGAAGTAAACAAAACTAATAAAGAAACTTTTAGGCTTTCAAATGTATTAAAAGAAAAGACCAATGAGGTTATTTCTATAAATGATATGATGGCAAGTATATCTGAACAAACTAATTTATTGGCACTAAATGCAGCTATTGAAGCTGCGCGAGTAGGGGAAGCTGGAAGAGGGTTCAACGTAGTAGCTGAGGAGATTAGAAAGCTTGCTGAGCAAAGTCAACAGTTTTCAAATAATATAAATAATATTGTAAATCAGCTTTATAGAGAAACAAACAATATGGTGAATTATATTACAATAATTAATGAGAAAAATGAAATTCAAAATAATAAAGTAAAAGAAACAAATGCACTTCTAGAAAATATTAATAATGTGTCGGAAGAAATTAAAATTAAGAGCCAATATGTAAGTGAAAGTATTAATGAAGTATTGATTGTGAATGAAAAAATTGTTAATTCCATATCAAATGTTTCAGCAGTTTCAAATGAAACAATGCTTAGCTCTAAAGAGGCCGCAGCTACGACAAATGAACATATTAATATGGCAGAAAGAGCAAAGGAGCTAGTGAAGGAATTAACTGAAATAGCAGCAAGTCTATCTAAGCATATTAATTAA
- the rocF gene encoding arginase, whose translation MDISIIGVPIFYGADKQGPQFGPAKLREKNIVEVIGSHNHRVFDFGDLFVPVVKEYNKFFSHPNMKYLEPIIQVNNNLAHIVYSAIKGGSFPLVFGGDHSIGLGSIAGVSRANKNFAVIWVDAHGDINTHTTSESGNVHGMSLAKAMGVGYDDLTDVYYKGPKVSNENVFIVGARDLDPGEYDLIKKENLHVYTTKRIKEKGIEHVLEEVLKDLRDKNIDTVHLSFDIDFIDAKLVPGTGTAVADGPSIEDAKTLLKILAESKLVKSMDFVELNPLLDVNDTTANIAVELLDLTFKYM comes from the coding sequence ATGGATATAAGTATAATTGGAGTTCCAATCTTCTATGGTGCAGATAAACAAGGACCTCAATTTGGACCTGCAAAGCTAAGGGAAAAAAATATAGTTGAAGTAATTGGAAGTCATAATCACAGAGTATTTGACTTTGGTGATTTATTTGTGCCTGTGGTAAAGGAGTATAACAAATTTTTTTCTCATCCAAATATGAAGTATCTTGAACCTATAATTCAAGTTAATAATAATCTTGCTCACATAGTTTATTCCGCCATAAAGGGTGGAAGCTTTCCATTAGTATTTGGCGGAGACCACTCCATAGGACTTGGAAGCATTGCAGGAGTAAGTAGAGCAAATAAAAACTTTGCTGTAATTTGGGTTGATGCTCATGGGGATATTAATACACATACAACTAGTGAAAGTGGAAATGTACATGGCATGTCTTTAGCAAAAGCTATGGGAGTAGGCTATGATGATTTAACAGATGTATACTATAAAGGCCCAAAAGTGTCCAATGAAAATGTATTTATAGTTGGAGCAAGGGACTTAGATCCTGGGGAGTATGACCTGATAAAAAAAGAAAACCTACATGTTTATACAACAAAGAGAATTAAAGAAAAGGGCATTGAACATGTACTAGAAGAAGTTTTAAAAGATTTAAGGGATAAAAATATTGATACTGTTCATCTTAGCTTCGATATAGACTTTATAGACGCAAAACTCGTTCCAGGTACTGGCACTGCTGTAGCAGATGGACCTAGTATTGAAGATGCTAAAACGCTATTAAAAATCTTAGCCGAGTCAAAGCTTGTTAAGTCTATGGATTTTGTTGAACTTAATCCATTACTAGATGTTAATGATACAACAGCTAATATTGCTGTAGAGCTTTTAGATTTAACCTTTAAATATATGTAA
- a CDS encoding GyrI-like domain-containing protein: protein MKYEWKKAAKEFYCPKNKPEVVEVPSFKFFILEGKGNPNEKDFSEAVGVLYSLAYAVKMMPKKGIIPEGYFDYTVFPLEGVWDLAEEARHLEKLDKNSLIYKIMIRQPDFVTEDLAQKVIESLKSKKPHVLLDKVKFQSIEDGLCVQMLHLGPYDEEPKSFAIMEDYCRDNNLKRIEKIHRELYISDIRKTEPSKLKTVLRFKIERVE from the coding sequence ATGAAATACGAATGGAAAAAAGCAGCTAAAGAATTTTATTGTCCTAAGAATAAGCCAGAGGTTGTTGAGGTTCCTAGTTTTAAGTTCTTTATACTAGAAGGAAAGGGAAATCCAAATGAGAAAGATTTTTCAGAAGCTGTTGGAGTGTTGTATTCATTAGCTTATGCTGTTAAGATGATGCCAAAGAAAGGAATAATTCCAGAAGGATATTTTGATTATACTGTATTTCCACTAGAAGGAGTGTGGGATTTAGCAGAAGAGGCAAGACATTTGGAAAAATTGGATAAGAACAGTTTAATCTATAAAATCATGATAAGGCAGCCAGACTTTGTTACTGAGGATTTAGCACAAAAGGTAATTGAAAGTTTAAAGAGTAAAAAGCCACATGTATTGTTAGATAAAGTTAAGTTTCAAAGCATAGAGGATGGATTATGTGTTCAAATGCTTCATTTAGGTCCCTATGATGAGGAGCCAAAGAGTTTTGCTATAATGGAGGATTACTGCAGAGACAACAATTTAAAAAGAATAGAGAAAATTCACAGAGAATTGTATATTTCAGATATTAGAAAGACTGAACCTAGTAAGCTAAAAACTGTACTTAGATTTAAAATTGAAAGAGTAGAATAG